A region of Lycium barbarum isolate Lr01 chromosome 1, ASM1917538v2, whole genome shotgun sequence DNA encodes the following proteins:
- the LOC132632361 gene encoding probable WRKY transcription factor 53 yields the protein MEKVKAWDKKTLITELTQGKDCVNKLKNQFDPLASPEECDLLLEKILSSLDKSLSILNWKVFNGTSDPFSCCSTISVPGNGTSLKTEGSDLEYLRDQGQNKKRKMLQPWSKQVRVSGTELESFNHDDGYSWRKYGQKYILGANHPRAYYRCTHRKQGCFATKQVQKSDEDPLVFEVTYKGKHTCKASQSSRFISYENQKKYCDKNQCQLKKQKVGNQKVEKLNIKEEAFPFTPLKCESENAQIFSNSIEPFISPITSESMYLSLLPNQEEEFEMGKILQSSESNRIEFISTPTSVIHSPFCSDWDLSMDGELDIRDPNLMIDISEYFT from the exons ATGGAGAAAGTTAAAGCTTGGGACAAAAAGACTTTGATAACTGAGCTTACACAAGGGAAAGATTGTGTAAACAAGCTTAAAAACCAATTTGATCCTTTGGCTTCACCAGAGGAATGTGATTTACTACTTGAGAAAATACTTTCATCACTTGACAAATCATTGTCAATTTTGAATTGGAAGGTTTTTAATGGAACTAGTGACCCTTTTTCTTGTTGTTCAACAATTTCAGTACCTGGAAATGGTACAAGTTTAAAGACTGAAGGTTCTGATTTGGAGTATTTGAGGGATCAAGGCCAAAATAAGAAGAG AAAGATGTTGCAGCCGTGGAGCAAGCAAGTTAGAGTATCTGGGACAGAGCTAGAAAGTTTTAATCATGATGATGGCTATAGTTGGAGAAAATATGGGCAGAAATATATCTTAGGAGCTAATCAtccaag GGCTTATTACAGATGCACTCACAGGAAACAAGGCTGCTTTGCAACAAAGCAAGTTCAAAAATCAGATGAAGACCCTTTAGTCTTTGAAGTCACATATAAAGGAAAACACACTTGCAAAGCCTCACAATCATCAAGATTCATTTCATATGAAAACCAAAAGAAATATTGTGACAAGAATCAGTGTCAACTAAAGAAACAAAAAGTGGGAAATCAAAAAGTTGAAAAGTTGAATATCAAAGAAGAAGCTTTTCCTTTCACTCCACTAAAATGTGAAAGTGAAAATGCACAAATCTTTTCCAATTCAATAGAGCCATTTATATCTCCAATAACATCAGAATCCATGTACTTGTCATTGTTGCCAAATCAAGAAGAGGAGTTTGAGATGGGCAAGATTTTGCAGAGCTCAGAATCGAATCGTATTGAGtttatttcaacaccaacatcagTCATTCATTCGCCATTTTGTTCTGACTGGGATTTATCAATGGATGGTGAACTTGATATTCGTGATCCGAACTTGATGATTGACATATCTGAATATTTCACCTAG